From Selenomonas sp. AB3002, one genomic window encodes:
- a CDS encoding type I-F CRISPR-associated protein Csy2, with the protein MDKTYLLFSKMRVHNANAASSAYTIGVPAMTAWTGFMYALERYVKKQRKLEKVEFTGIAVSYHECELQTYRLDVDRTHIIGYAKPPKLKGKKGEIQAASFIEEARCHMCVSLLIELEGVNGMNEKMLLNAVRERMPRMKAAGGDIWTKFDEKNLTVHYVRDEKSMYKVRARLMCGTILRERTDLIQPTEEHDALDCLMDIQRVVYKKFVEEQENSKKKVVRWESSKFIDKGWLVPITVGFCDLSGPTDKLEGQRDYDYEHHFVEPIVTVGEFRMPHRFNTLDEMMWRYDYDEVNGLYLCKQTVQ; encoded by the coding sequence ATGGATAAAACTTATTTGTTGTTTTCTAAAATGAGGGTCCACAATGCCAATGCGGCCAGTTCAGCTTATACCATAGGGGTTCCAGCTATGACTGCGTGGACAGGCTTCATGTATGCATTGGAGAGATATGTCAAAAAACAACGCAAGTTGGAGAAAGTCGAGTTTACCGGGATTGCGGTATCGTATCATGAATGTGAACTGCAGACGTATAGACTAGACGTAGATAGGACACACATTATTGGTTATGCCAAGCCACCTAAGCTGAAGGGTAAAAAGGGTGAGATACAGGCTGCTTCATTCATTGAAGAAGCAAGATGTCATATGTGCGTAAGCCTCCTTATCGAACTTGAAGGCGTGAACGGCATGAATGAAAAGATGTTGCTGAATGCTGTTAGGGAACGGATGCCGCGTATGAAAGCTGCTGGAGGAGATATTTGGACAAAATTTGATGAGAAAAATTTAACTGTTCATTATGTCCGGGATGAAAAGTCTATGTATAAGGTTAGAGCCAGACTGATGTGTGGCACTATACTGAGGGAACGCACGGATCTTATACAGCCAACGGAGGAGCATGATGCGCTTGACTGCCTAATGGATATTCAACGAGTAGTGTATAAGAAGTTTGTCGAGGAACAGGAAAATTCTAAAAAGAAAGTAGTGCGATGGGAAAGCAGCAAATTCATTGATAAGGGCTGGCTGGTACCTATAACTGTAGGTTTTTGTGATTTGTCCGGCCCTACTGATAAACTTGAGGGCCAGCGCGACTATGATTATGAGCATCACTTTGTTGAGCCGATAGTTACGGTAGGAGAGTTTAGGATGCCGCATAGATTCAATACCCTTGACGAAATGATGTGGCGTTATGACTATGATGAGGTCAATGGCCTTTATCTTTGCAAACAGACAGTTCAATAA
- a CDS encoding BrnA antitoxin family protein, whose translation MAIVTSRLKAGSIPSEEVMARIKEAVCYPVTFDEDCPELTDEQLREFKPVNPELHANPKYFKPKKRQITLKIDADVLEAYRGTGKGYQTRINEALRHAAVNAGLLMG comes from the coding sequence ATGGCAATAGTGACTTCACGGCTGAAGGCTGGGAGCATACCTTCTGAGGAGGTAATGGCGAGGATAAAGGAGGCCGTATGTTACCCGGTGACATTTGATGAGGATTGCCCGGAGCTCACTGATGAACAGCTTAGGGAGTTCAAGCCTGTAAATCCTGAACTTCATGCCAATCCTAAGTATTTCAAGCCAAAGAAGAGGCAGATTACCCTAAAAATAGATGCTGATGTATTGGAGGCATACCGGGGAACGGGTAAAGGCTATCAGACTAGAATTAACGAGGCATTGCGTCATGCAGCTGTTAACGCAGGCCTTCTGATGGGCTGA
- a CDS encoding TPM domain-containing protein, with protein MKRLARVSAMLSALLLCLLLTMTAAFAASVQDGAKLLKAEQKAALEQKIKQVEDAHQVKIGIVTMKSLKGAPPGKTANSILDKQYAGGKNGSIVLLLAMDSRDYHVSTDSVMRTIITDDGGFPHLKEAFLPHLKDNDFYGAFDAYVDGTDEMLAYYEREGEPYAPYNEFSPLALVIAIALGILAALLVKSGLEGMMSNVAYAPSADAYLEDGSVSLTENNDTFLYTTETRRPKPKKSSGGGGGGSHGGGGGKF; from the coding sequence ATGAAAAGACTTGCTAGAGTATCCGCTATGCTCTCTGCCCTCCTGCTCTGCCTCCTGTTGACCATGACGGCGGCCTTTGCCGCCTCTGTCCAGGACGGAGCCAAGCTTCTCAAGGCAGAGCAGAAAGCAGCACTGGAGCAGAAAATCAAGCAGGTGGAAGATGCCCATCAAGTGAAAATCGGCATCGTCACCATGAAATCCCTGAAGGGGGCACCCCCGGGCAAGACTGCCAACAGCATCCTTGATAAGCAGTATGCCGGCGGCAAGAACGGCAGCATCGTGCTGCTCCTGGCCATGGACAGCCGCGACTACCATGTATCCACGGACAGCGTCATGCGCACCATCATCACCGATGACGGCGGTTTCCCCCATCTGAAAGAAGCCTTCCTGCCCCATCTGAAGGACAATGACTTCTACGGTGCCTTTGATGCCTACGTAGACGGCACAGATGAAATGCTCGCCTACTACGAGCGGGAAGGGGAGCCCTACGCCCCCTACAACGAATTCAGTCCCCTGGCCCTGGTCATAGCCATTGCCTTAGGCATTCTTGCCGCCCTCCTGGTCAAGAGCGGCCTTGAAGGCATGATGAGCAATGTGGCCTACGCCCCCTCAGCAGATGCCTATCTGGAAGACGGCAGCGTAAGCCTCACGGAAAACAACGACACCTTCCTCTACACCACCGAAACCCGCCGCCCCAAGCCAAAGAAAAGCTCCGGCGGCGGTGGCGGCGGCAGCCACGGCGGCGGAGGAGGAAAATTCTGA
- the cas6f gene encoding type I-F CRISPR-associated endoribonuclease Cas6/Csy4 → MVKYYQELTILPDGEVNENHIWGKLYQSVHIALSDKMEEERGRIGVSFPHYSLDGLGDKLRIFAETKEELLALNMQQQVARYRDYVHVKGIAKVPEHVTWATFKRRHSKGNPAKLARRYATRHNISFEEAIKIFPEQVHRKLPYVVLRSDSNKHEYRLSIEKIDKDEVSAMGFGSYGLDNQSTVPVF, encoded by the coding sequence ATGGTGAAATATTATCAGGAGTTGACCATACTGCCGGATGGGGAGGTCAATGAAAATCATATATGGGGCAAGTTGTATCAGTCGGTTCATATTGCCTTGTCAGACAAGATGGAGGAGGAGAGGGGGCGCATTGGCGTTTCCTTCCCTCACTATAGCCTGGATGGCTTGGGGGATAAGCTAAGGATTTTTGCAGAGACAAAAGAAGAACTGCTAGCGCTGAACATGCAGCAGCAGGTGGCCAGGTATCGCGATTATGTCCATGTAAAGGGAATTGCCAAGGTGCCTGAGCATGTTACATGGGCTACTTTCAAGCGCCGCCATAGTAAGGGGAATCCTGCTAAACTAGCAAGAAGATATGCCACGAGGCATAATATCTCTTTTGAGGAGGCTATCAAGATTTTCCCGGAGCAGGTGCATAGGAAACTCCCTTATGTAGTGCTGCGCAGTGATAGCAACAAGCATGAGTACCGTTTGTCTATAGAGAAAATTGACAAGGATGAAGTCAGTGCGATGGGGTTCGGGAGTTATGGGCTGGATAATCAGTCTACTGTGCCTGTGTTTTGA
- a CDS encoding BrnT family toxin codes for MDMEFEWDEEKDVINYRKHHIHFADAQYVFCDKNRLERLDCSAENDGTEERWQTIGKIGEVVFVAFTERKDRIRLISARPATAKERRFYYGNSDFTAEGWEHTF; via the coding sequence ATGGACATGGAATTTGAATGGGATGAAGAAAAAGACGTAATCAATTACCGCAAGCATCACATACATTTTGCGGATGCTCAATATGTTTTTTGCGATAAAAATCGCTTGGAGCGTTTAGATTGTTCTGCAGAAAACGATGGAACAGAGGAACGCTGGCAGACCATTGGCAAAATTGGCGAAGTGGTCTTTGTCGCCTTTACAGAGCGCAAAGACAGAATACGACTGATTTCAGCAAGGCCAGCGACTGCGAAGGAAAGGAGGTTTTACTATGGCAATAGTGACTTCACGGCTGAAGGCTGGGAGCATACCTTCTGA
- a CDS encoding type I-F CRISPR-associated protein Csy1 — MSVFLDELAKKVKSKDKDLGACLLRLADNVCKIELASHIGKYTDPELQVNYCVPTDGVADINYVMTKTVNCQVDMYGSAAYSATSSLLTKKLEDGRTVYQHLNSDDMLREDIESIGLAYDEIKEKLLAFKEPDSHAPIGNKLRQVYFPVGDTDHLLSVMQPACVIQELATRARAMRDLKFEARKPDADIGEYSDIYGMVSTKIGGANAQNVSIGTTGMEAKMLLSMPPKFDKRVFLPQKDFFKEKVWFNNTFKDIYKHICKHYNTAWENKQNREILDYYWSKAIDETYRFVYELRAEPQGWSEKGKLPREQAVWLDDKYIDERYDSDEWQKEVVSEFARRLRGFFVEAWKIEYRKEITPDDKFLYNLKEKILRVVQSD, encoded by the coding sequence GTGAGTGTTTTCCTGGATGAACTTGCAAAGAAAGTAAAAAGCAAGGATAAGGATTTGGGGGCCTGTTTGCTGAGATTGGCCGATAATGTATGCAAGATAGAATTGGCTTCGCATATCGGCAAATACACGGACCCTGAACTTCAGGTTAATTATTGTGTGCCCACGGATGGCGTGGCTGATATTAACTACGTGATGACCAAGACTGTGAATTGCCAGGTAGATATGTATGGCAGTGCCGCGTATTCTGCAACCAGCAGTTTGCTTACCAAGAAACTAGAGGATGGCAGGACGGTATATCAGCATCTTAATAGTGATGATATGTTAAGAGAAGATATAGAATCTATTGGCCTTGCCTATGATGAAATCAAAGAAAAACTGCTTGCTTTCAAGGAGCCTGACAGTCATGCGCCAATAGGGAATAAGCTTAGGCAAGTGTATTTTCCTGTCGGAGATACAGATCACCTGCTGTCAGTCATGCAACCTGCTTGCGTTATTCAAGAATTGGCGACCAGGGCAAGAGCAATGAGGGATTTGAAGTTTGAGGCACGGAAGCCAGATGCTGATATAGGTGAATACAGTGATATCTATGGGATGGTAAGCACCAAAATAGGTGGAGCAAATGCACAAAATGTGTCTATAGGCACGACTGGCATGGAGGCAAAAATGTTATTGTCCATGCCACCAAAATTTGATAAGAGAGTATTTTTGCCTCAAAAAGATTTTTTTAAAGAAAAAGTGTGGTTCAATAACACCTTCAAGGATATATATAAGCATATATGCAAGCATTATAACACTGCATGGGAAAATAAGCAGAATCGGGAGATACTAGACTATTACTGGTCCAAAGCTATCGATGAGACATATAGATTTGTGTATGAGTTGCGTGCGGAGCCGCAAGGCTGGAGTGAAAAGGGAAAGCTTCCCAGGGAACAGGCTGTCTGGTTGGATGATAAATATATTGATGAACGTTATGACAGCGATGAATGGCAGAAAGAAGTTGTATCGGAATTTGCCAGAAGGTTGAGGGGATTTTTTGTTGAAGCATGGAAAATTGAGTATAGAAAAGAAATCACACCTGATGATAAGTTTTTGTATAATTTGAAAGAGAAAATTCTTAGGGTTGTTCAATCAGACTGA
- the csy3 gene encoding type I-F CRISPR-associated protein Csy3 — MAKKKESNNTKLPSLLAYEKKLVPSDGYLYGTVWDDNHINDTEPLKITEKAVRGTDSTLQENSKADTEDKFEARITKANLQTVDACMLGVNQDTIVLTFTLKILSGVETPIACNDVAFNDNYYAKVKEYIKKTGCRELAHRYATNIANGRFLWRNRLGAEKVEVYVKADDLEATFSAYDYSLRNFDRYDENLDRLAGKIASALSGETPYLYVEVKAYAKVGFGQEVYPSEELVFSKGKEDKSKILYQSDSIAAMHSQKIGNALRTVDNWYPDYPDKENSPVLAAEVYGAVTTRGRAFRMPNSKQDFYTLFKKYMFGEEPLTNEEEHYVVAVLIRGGVFGESDKKDKKDG; from the coding sequence ATGGCTAAGAAGAAAGAATCTAACAATACGAAACTTCCCTCTCTGCTGGCTTATGAAAAGAAACTTGTTCCTTCTGATGGCTATTTATATGGTACTGTCTGGGATGATAATCATATCAATGATACTGAGCCACTTAAAATAACTGAGAAAGCAGTGCGCGGTACTGATTCCACTTTGCAGGAGAATTCTAAAGCCGATACTGAAGATAAATTTGAGGCGAGGATTACCAAGGCAAATTTGCAGACAGTGGATGCCTGTATGCTGGGAGTTAATCAGGATACAATAGTGCTGACGTTCACGTTGAAGATCCTGAGTGGCGTAGAAACTCCGATTGCTTGTAATGATGTGGCATTTAATGACAATTACTACGCCAAGGTTAAAGAGTACATAAAGAAAACGGGATGCCGGGAGTTGGCCCATCGTTATGCTACGAATATTGCTAATGGCCGTTTCCTGTGGCGCAATCGTCTGGGGGCAGAGAAGGTTGAAGTTTATGTGAAGGCTGATGATTTGGAGGCAACCTTCTCAGCATATGACTATTCTCTGCGCAATTTTGATAGATATGATGAGAATCTGGATAGGTTGGCAGGTAAGATTGCCTCAGCCCTGTCTGGCGAGACTCCCTATTTGTATGTTGAGGTAAAGGCTTATGCCAAGGTGGGCTTCGGCCAGGAAGTTTATCCTAGTGAGGAGCTGGTGTTTAGCAAAGGCAAGGAGGACAAGAGCAAGATCCTGTATCAGTCAGACAGCATCGCAGCCATGCACTCCCAGAAAATCGGCAATGCGCTGCGTACTGTTGATAATTGGTATCCTGACTATCCGGACAAGGAAAACTCGCCTGTTCTGGCTGCTGAGGTTTATGGCGCAGTGACTACCAGGGGGCGGGCGTTCCGCATGCCAAACAGTAAGCAGGACTTTTATACCTTGTTTAAGAAATATATGTTTGGAGAAGAACCTTTGACGAATGAAGAGGAACATTATGTAGTAGCAGTTCTCATTCGCGGTGGCGTATTCGGTGAGAGCGATAAGAAAGATAAGAAGGATGGTTGA